The following is a genomic window from Longimicrobium sp..
ATCGAGCACGCCCAGGTGCTGGACCAGGCCGACATCGCCCGCTTCCGGCAGCTGGGCGTGATCGCCTCCATGCAGCCCACGCACGCCACCAGCGACATGCGCTGGGTGGACACGCGCATCGGGCGCGAGCGAGCGACGGAGGGCGCCTACGTGTGGCGTTCGCTGCTGAACGCCGGCGCCACCGTCATCTTCGGCACCGACTTCCCGGTCGAGCCCATGCCGCCGGTGGAGGGCATCTACTCCGCCGTCACCCGCCAGAGCCGCGAAGAGCCCGGCACTCCGCCGGGCGGCTGGATGCCCGAGCAGCGGCTGACCCGGCAGGAAGCCATCCGCCTGTACACCGCCACCCCGGCGTACGGCGAGTGGCAGGAGGCGCGCAAAGGCACCTTGCTCGCCGGCATGCTGGCCGACCTGGTGGTCTGGGACCGCGACCTGCTGACCGTTCCGGAGGGCGAAATCCTGCAGGCCGCGCCGGTGCTGACGGTGGTAGGCGGCCGCGTCGTGTACCGCCGCTGAACGTGGAAGAGCGGCGGGCGGGGGGCGCTGCGCACAGCGAGGCCGGGCGCGAGTTCGCGCCGACGCAGGGCGCCACGACGGACCGCGGCGAGCTGGCGCTGGTCCTCACCGGCGGTGGGGCGCGCGGCGCGTACCAGGTGGGGCTGCTGAACTACCTGGCCAAGGCGCACCCCGACATCAAGGTGCCCATCTGGACCGGGGTGTCGGCCGGGGCCATCAACATGGCGCTGATGGCGCAGCACCACGGCACCTTCGCGCAGGCGGCGCACGAGTTGGCCTGCCTGTGGAGCGAGCTGCTCCCGGAACGCATCTTTCGCGTGGACGCCCGCTCCCTGGCCGCCAACTTCGGGCGCTGGGGGCTGCGGCTGGCGGGCGGCCCGGAGGGGCGGGTGCGCGGGATGGTCGACACGGGGCCGCTGCGGGCGTTCCTGGAAGAAGCGCTCGCCCCGGTCAACGGCGAGCTGACGGGCCTGGACTACAACCTTCACCGCGGCACCCTGCGCGCCGCCGCCATCAGCACCACCGACTACACCACGGGGACGTCCGTCGTCTGGGTGCAGGGGCGCGACATCGAGACGTGGGAGCGTCCGGGGCGCACCAGCCGCCACTGCCGGTTCACCATCGACCACGTGATGGCGTCCGCCGCGCTGCCGCTGTTCTTTCCCGCGGTGCAGATCGGCCCCCACTGGTACGGGGACGGCGGCATCAAGATGACGGCGCCGCTCTCCCCCGCCCTGCACCTGGGCGCCAGCCGCATCCTGGCCGTCTCTACCCGCTACGACCGCACCCGCGCCGAGGCCGCGGCGCCGGACGTGGCCGGGTATCCGCCGCCCGCCCAGATCATCGGGATGATGCTGGACTCGGTGTTCCTGGAGATGGTGGACCAGGACGTGGCGCGGATGGAGCGCATCAACACGGTGGTGGAGCACGTGCCGCCGGAGCACCGAAAGGGGATGCGCCCGGTGAAGCTGATGGTGATGAGGCCGTCGCGAGACCTGGCGCGGCTATCCGCCGAGTACGAGCCC
Proteins encoded in this region:
- a CDS encoding amidohydrolase — protein: FADDHATHGLAQYTSAQLDSLVAAADAAGLQVILHAIGDAANRQALDAFERAARTNGPRPRRHRIEHAQVLDQADIARFRQLGVIASMQPTHATSDMRWVDTRIGRERATEGAYVWRSLLNAGATVIFGTDFPVEPMPPVEGIYSAVTRQSREEPGTPPGGWMPEQRLTRQEAIRLYTATPAYGEWQEARKGTLLAGMLADLVVWDRDLLTVPEGEILQAAPVLTVVGGRVVYRR
- a CDS encoding patatin-like phospholipase family protein, translated to MEERRAGGAAHSEAGREFAPTQGATTDRGELALVLTGGGARGAYQVGLLNYLAKAHPDIKVPIWTGVSAGAINMALMAQHHGTFAQAAHELACLWSELLPERIFRVDARSLAANFGRWGLRLAGGPEGRVRGMVDTGPLRAFLEEALAPVNGELTGLDYNLHRGTLRAAAISTTDYTTGTSVVWVQGRDIETWERPGRTSRHCRFTIDHVMASAALPLFFPAVQIGPHWYGDGGIKMTAPLSPALHLGASRILAVSTRYDRTRAEAAAPDVAGYPPPAQIIGMMLDSVFLEMVDQDVARMERINTVVEHVPPEHRKGMRPVKLMVMRPSRDLARLSAEYEPKLPRTFRMLTRGLGTRQTSSPDVLSMLMFQHDYAKRLMALGEEDAERRGAELAAFLGDE